In the genome of Hydrogenophaga sp. PBL-H3, the window CCTGACTGCAATGCAGGGCCACCACGCCCAGGCAGACAGCCGGCGCAAGGCGGGCACTGAGGTGAACCTCCTCACGGCAAAAGACGGTGCGAACAGCCAGGCTCGTGAAATCCAGGAAGGCATGGCACACCGTATCGCGGCTTGCAGCGCTACCGCTGCAGACGTTCGAGGTGGTCGACCAGGTCCAGGATGCGCCGCAGCGCGGCGTCTTCGGCCAGTTGCGGGCTGCCACCCGACTGCGTGAAGCGTTCAACGTAGGTGTTGCCCCAGATAGGCATCTCGCGCGAACCGTGCGGTCCGATCGCGGGGGATGCGCGACCATCGATCAGCGTGACCAGCCGATCGCGCGGGAACACACCGCCGTTGCGCTGCGCCAGCCTTGAGAGGTCGGTCGGAGGCGTCACCAGGTAACGCACCACCGGGCCGTCGCCCCGTCCGCTGGCGCCGTGGCAACTGGCGCAGCTGTTCTGGTAGTCCCAGCGACCAGGGTCACTCCTGGACTGGGCCTGCACAGAGGCGGCCAGCGCCAGCAGCACGGTCAACGCGATCCAGCGTGGTGTCGTGGTGCCCGACATCACTGCACCGCGATGCGTTTGCTGGAGGTGTTGGCCTTCTTGGGCAGGGTCAGCGCCAGGATGCCGTCCTTGTAGTTGGCCTCGACCTTGCCCTCATCCACCGGGCAGGCCAGCGTGAAGGTGCGGCTGGCATAGCCCTCCTGGCGTTCGTGGCGCAACATGCGCCCACCCTTGTCCTTTTCTTCCTTCTCCGTCTTCACCTCGGCGCTGATGGTGACCACGTTGCCATCAATGCGCACGTCGATGTCGTCCTTCTTCACGCCGGGAATCTCCGCCTTGACGGCGTAGCTGCCGTCCTGCTCGGAGAGATCGATCTTGATGCGGGGCGCGCCTTCCGGCATCTCGAAACGCCACGGACGCATGAGCGAGCGAAAGGTGTCGTCGATGGGATCGAGTGCAAACGGATCCAGGGTGCGAAGTTGGCTCATGGTGTTGCTCCTGTTGAACTGTGGAAATGGATCGCCTGGCAGGTCTGCGGCAAGGCGGCAGCGTGCAGACGCAGAACGATGTTGGAGCGACACTGCCCTGGCACCATTGAGCGAACGCAACAGGGACGCAGTTGGCAGCAGCGACTCAATCACGCCCGCTCGCGCCGCTCCCGCAGGCACTCTGTCTCGACCACCGACGCGATCTCGCGCAGTTGCTCGGCCATCACGGCGAGCAGGTCGTCCAGCGTCACCAGCCCGATCAGCACCCCGTGCGCCTTGACCACCGGCAGGCGGCGAATGCCCTTGCGCCGCATCGTCACCAGCATGTCCTTGATCGAGTCGTCTTCCAGAACGCTGATCAGTTCTCTGCTCATCACGTCGCCCACCGTGAGCTCGGTTGGGTCGAGTTCGTTGGCCACCACCGCCGTCACGATGTCGCGGTCGGTGAACATGCCCACCACCAGACGCCCCGCGGCGGTTTCGTCGACCACCACCAGACAGCCCACGTGCCGCTCGCGCATGAGCTGCGCAGCCTGCACCAGCGACAGGCCGCGCTCGGCGATCACCACGATGCGGTTGCAAATGTCGCCTGCCAGCATCTTTTCACGCATGTTGCTCTCCGGGTTCGTCGGTGAGGACAGGCTGCACAGGTCGGACCTCAGGGGCTCACCCGCAGCTCGTTGTCGACCCGCGTGATGCCTGGCGCCGACCAGGCCGCGCCTTGCGCGGCCACCCGCTCGGCCAGCGAATGCACCGAGCCGCGCAGGACCGCGGTGGAGCCATTGACCTGCACCTCGATGCCCTTGGCCTCGCGTTCGGCCTGGCGAGCAAGCGCGTCGCGGATGCGGGTGCTGATGTTGCCCGGCGTGGTGCGCGGCTTGAGCGCGATGGCGTTGTTGACGCCCACCACACCGACCAGGGGCCGCACCAGGTTGGCGGCAGCGGCGCGCTGGTACTCCCAGTCGACTTCACCACTGAGCGTGACCCAGCCTCTCTCCACCTTGGCCTGGACGCGGTCGGCCGGCACCGAGGTGTGCCAGGCGAACGCCGTCTCCACCGCGTGGGCGATCTCGGAGTCGCTGCGCGCACTGCCGGCGGTCAGCTTGACGTCGATCTCCACCGCCACGGCACGCACGCCGGCCACGCGCTGGACCACCTTCTCCACCTCGTACTTCTCCACGAAGGTGTCCAGGTGGCCCGACAAGGTGACCACCCCGTCCTTGACCGCCACACCCACCTCGGCGGCGTTGATCGAAGGGTCCCATTCGAGTTCGGCTTCCACGTCCTTCTTGAGCTGTGCATCGGTTTTCATGTTCACCCTTTCTGTTGCATCGCCAGGTTCGGAAACAAGATGGCCCGCCATCCTCTCGAATGGCGGGCCATGGTGAAGGTCCCCGGCAATGCCCTCTCGGGTTTGGCCGGTCTGAGGTTGCCTTCATCCCTCCATGGTGTGGGAACACACCAGGAAAACTCCCCCTCAGGGGATTCCTCACTTGGCCTCTGCGTTCCGGCTTCACCCAGAAGGGCATCGGCAAACCCAGTGTGCGCGGGCACCACGCCTTCGGCATTGAGCGTGCTCAATGGAACCCCGTGTTGCGCACAGACGGTGCGGCTTGAATCGACTTGCGCTCAGAAGTCGGGAAGGGCCGCATCGGCACCACCTGGCTCACCGCGGTCGTGCGGCTTGGGTGCGTTGGCGATCATGCAGTCGGTGGTCAGCACCAGGGCTGCGATCGAGCCTGCGTTCTGCAGGGCCAGGCGGGTCACCTTGGCGGGATCGATCACCCCCATCTGAAGCATGTCGCCGTAGGCCAGCGTGGCGGCGTTGTAGCCGTGGTTGCGCTCGGTCGCATCGTCCACCCGCTGCACCACCACCGAAGGCTCGACGCCGGCGTTGGCAGCGATGCAGCGCAGGGGCTCCTGCAAGGCCTGCTCGACCAGCCGGATGCCCGAATCGTGGTCGAGCGTGGGTCCGCGCAGCGCCTGCAGCACGCGACGCGCCCGCAGCAGCGCCACACCTCCGCCGGGCACCACGCCTTCCTCAATCGCGGCGCGCGTGGCGTGCAACGCGTCTTCCACGCGGATCTTGCGTTCCTTCAGCTCGGTCTCGGTGGCCGCACCCACCTTGATCAGGGCCACACCCCCCGAGAGCTTGGCGATGCGCTCGTCCAGCTTCTCGCGGTCGTAGTCGGAGGTGGTGGTCGTGCGTTCCTTGCGCAGGTTGGCCACGCGCTCGGCAATCGCCTGCGGGTTGCCGGCGCCACCAATGAGCGTCGTCTCATCCTTGCTCACCTCCACCCGCTTGGCCCGGCCCAGGTCGGCGAGCTGGAGTTTGGCCAGCGACAGACCGACCTCATCGCTGACCACGGTGCCCCCGGTGAGCGCGGCGATGTCCTGCAGCATGGCCTTGCGACGATCGCCAAAGCCGGGCGCCTTCACCGCGCAGGTCTTGAGGGTGCCGCGCATGGTGTTGATGACCAGCGTGGCCAGTGCATCGCTGTCGATGTCTTCCGCGATCACCAGCAGCGGTTGGCCGCTCTTGACCACTTCTTCCAGCAGGGGCAAAAGGTCTTTCAGGGAGGACAGGCGCTTGTCGCACAGCAGGATCAGCACCTCGTCGAGCAGGGCGGTCTGGCGCTCGGGGTTGTTGATGAAGTACGGGGAGAGAAAGCCGCGGTCGAACTGCAGGCCCTCCACCGCTTCGAGCTCGCTGCTCAGGCCGGAGCCGTCCTCGATCGAGATCGCGCCCTCGCGCCCGACCTTGTCGATGGCCTGGGCGAGCAGCTCGCCGATGGAGCGGTCGTTGTTGGCCGAGATGGAGGCCACGTGGGCGATCTCCTGGGAGTCGGCGCAGGGCCTGGCCATGTTGCGGAGCTCGGCCACCACCGCGTCGATGGCCTGTTCCATGCCGCGTTTGAGTTCCATGGCGTTCATGCCGCCCGAGAGGTAGCGCAGGCCTTGCAGGATCATGGCGTGGGCCAGCACGGTGGCGGTGGTGGTGCCGTCGCCGGCCATGTCGCTGGTGCGCGAGGCCACTTCGCGCAGCAACTGTGCGCCCATGTTCTCGAAGCGGTCCTCAAGCTCGACCGAGCGCGCCACGATCACCCCCGAATTGACGATCTGCGGTGGGCCGAAATCGCGCTCCAGGATCACGGTGCGCCCGCGTGGGCCCAGCGTCACCCGCACCGCTTCAGCCAAGGTATCGACGCCCCGGCGAATGCGGGCGCGCGCGTCGTCGCGAAACAGCAGTTGTCGTGCAGCCATGATCGTCGCGGCTCCTCAATGAGGGTTCAACCGGTTTGGTGGAGCGCCATTGTTGGGCGCACTGGCACCGCTTCCATTGAGCCTGCGCAATCCCTCCGTGGCGCCACCCGGGCGCTGCTGCTACCATTTGCCCACGGGAAAACAGCCTCCCGGATCTTGACGAACAGATGGTGTCCCATCCAAGTGCTGGCCATACCCTGGAGCCATTCATGGACACCTCACGCTTCACCCCTGTTCGTTCTCCCATTCCCATTTCCCCCTTGTCCATTTCCCCACGCGAGCTCGCCGCGCGCATCGGCATGCCCGCTGCCCCGCTGATCCTCGATGTGCGGCGGGCCGCCCGATTCGAAGAGAGTCCCCGCCTGCTCGCCACAGCGCGCTGGTGTTCGCCCGAAGCCATCGCGGCACTGGCCGCTACCCCACCCACGGGTGACGTGGTGGTGGTGTGCGTGCATGGTCACGGCGTCTGCCAGGAAGCGGCCACCACGCTGCGGGCGGGCGGCTGGAACGCCCGGTTTCTCGCGGGCGGCTTCGAGGGCGGCGAGCCCGGCGTGGACACACCACAGGACATCGCCGAATGGCGGGCCGTGCGACCACCCAGCATCCGCAAACGCCCCGACCTGGGCGTGAACGGCGTGCAAGCTTCCACCTGGATCACGCGCGAGCGGCCCAAGATCGACCGCATCGCCTGCCCCTGGCTGGTGCGCCGTTTCATTGACCCTCGGGCCAGCTTCCTCTACGTGCCGACCGCTGATGTGCTCGCGCAGGCCGGGCGCCTGGGCGCGGTGGCCTTCGACTTCCCCGGCGCCCCCATCAGCCACGAGGGCGAGCTCTGCAGCTTCGACACCTTGATGCGTGCCTTTGATCTGCAGGACGACCCGGCACTGGCTGCGCTTGCGCGCATCGTGCGCGCGGCCGACACCGACCGCCTGGACCTCGCGCCACAGGCCGCGGGCCTGCTGGCGCTGTCGCTGGGCCTCTCGGCCCTGCACGCCAGCGACGACCCGGCGATGCTGGAGGCCGCCATGCCGGTGTACGACGCGCTCCTCATCTGGTGCCGCCAGGAAGTCACCGGCCAGACCGAACGTCACAACTGGAGCCCCGACACGATGAAAGCCACCCAGCCATGAGCGAGCGTCCCGCCCCCGTGTCGTTCGCCGAGGCCTTCTGGTTCTGGCTCAAGCTCGGTTTCATCAGCTTTGGCGGGCCCGCGGGCCAGATGGCCATCATGCACACCGAGCTGGTCGAGCGCCGCCGCTGGATCAGCGAGAAGCGTTTCCTGCACGCGCTGAATTTCTGCATGGTGCTGCCCGGCCCCGAAGCCCAGCAGCTGGCCACCTACATCGGCTGGCTGATGCACGGCACGCGCGGTGGCGTGGTGGCCGGCGCCCTGTTCGTGCTGCCCTCACTGTTGTTGCTGGTGTTGCTGTCGTGGATCTACATCGCCTTTGGCAGCCTGCCCGCGGTGGCCGCCGTGTTTTACGGCATCAAGCCGGCGGTGACCGCGCTGGTGCTGCACGCGGCGCACCGCATCGGCAGCCGCGCCTTGAGGAACCGCT includes:
- a CDS encoding c-type cytochrome, with translation MSGTTTPRWIALTVLLALAASVQAQSRSDPGRWDYQNSCASCHGASGRGDGPVVRYLVTPPTDLSRLAQRNGGVFPRDRLVTLIDGRASPAIGPHGSREMPIWGNTYVERFTQSGGSPQLAEDAALRRILDLVDHLERLQR
- a CDS encoding Hsp20/alpha crystallin family protein, with product MSQLRTLDPFALDPIDDTFRSLMRPWRFEMPEGAPRIKIDLSEQDGSYAVKAEIPGVKKDDIDVRIDGNVVTISAEVKTEKEEKDKGGRMLRHERQEGYASRTFTLACPVDEGKVEANYKDGILALTLPKKANTSSKRIAVQ
- a CDS encoding CBS domain-containing protein codes for the protein MREKMLAGDICNRIVVIAERGLSLVQAAQLMRERHVGCLVVVDETAAGRLVVGMFTDRDIVTAVVANELDPTELTVGDVMSRELISVLEDDSIKDMLVTMRRKGIRRLPVVKAHGVLIGLVTLDDLLAVMAEQLREIASVVETECLRERRERA
- a CDS encoding BON domain-containing protein — protein: MKTDAQLKKDVEAELEWDPSINAAEVGVAVKDGVVTLSGHLDTFVEKYEVEKVVQRVAGVRAVAVEIDVKLTAGSARSDSEIAHAVETAFAWHTSVPADRVQAKVERGWVTLSGEVDWEYQRAAAANLVRPLVGVVGVNNAIALKPRTTPGNISTRIRDALARQAEREAKGIEVQVNGSTAVLRGSVHSLAERVAAQGAAWSAPGITRVDNELRVSP
- the groL gene encoding chaperonin GroEL (60 kDa chaperone family; promotes refolding of misfolded polypeptides especially under stressful conditions; forms two stacked rings of heptamers to form a barrel-shaped 14mer; ends can be capped by GroES; misfolded proteins enter the barrel where they are refolded when GroES binds), with translation MAARQLLFRDDARARIRRGVDTLAEAVRVTLGPRGRTVILERDFGPPQIVNSGVIVARSVELEDRFENMGAQLLREVASRTSDMAGDGTTTATVLAHAMILQGLRYLSGGMNAMELKRGMEQAIDAVVAELRNMARPCADSQEIAHVASISANNDRSIGELLAQAIDKVGREGAISIEDGSGLSSELEAVEGLQFDRGFLSPYFINNPERQTALLDEVLILLCDKRLSSLKDLLPLLEEVVKSGQPLLVIAEDIDSDALATLVINTMRGTLKTCAVKAPGFGDRRKAMLQDIAALTGGTVVSDEVGLSLAKLQLADLGRAKRVEVSKDETTLIGGAGNPQAIAERVANLRKERTTTTSDYDREKLDERIAKLSGGVALIKVGAATETELKERKIRVEDALHATRAAIEEGVVPGGGVALLRARRVLQALRGPTLDHDSGIRLVEQALQEPLRCIAANAGVEPSVVVQRVDDATERNHGYNAATLAYGDMLQMGVIDPAKVTRLALQNAGSIAALVLTTDCMIANAPKPHDRGEPGGADAALPDF
- a CDS encoding chromate resistance protein ChrB domain-containing protein; the protein is MDTSRFTPVRSPIPISPLSISPRELAARIGMPAAPLILDVRRAARFEESPRLLATARWCSPEAIAALAATPPTGDVVVVCVHGHGVCQEAATTLRAGGWNARFLAGGFEGGEPGVDTPQDIAEWRAVRPPSIRKRPDLGVNGVQASTWITRERPKIDRIACPWLVRRFIDPRASFLYVPTADVLAQAGRLGAVAFDFPGAPISHEGELCSFDTLMRAFDLQDDPALAALARIVRAADTDRLDLAPQAAGLLALSLGLSALHASDDPAMLEAAMPVYDALLIWCRQEVTGQTERHNWSPDTMKATQP